From one Chanodichthys erythropterus isolate Z2021 chromosome 3, ASM2448905v1, whole genome shotgun sequence genomic stretch:
- the mafk gene encoding transcription factor MafK — MQGMTTHFKAGKALKVKKEAGENAPALSDDELVAMSVRELNQHLRGLTKEDVVRLKQRRRTLKNRGYAASCRIKRVTQKEELERQKIELQQEVDKLARENASMRLELDALRAKYEALQCFARTVTRGPTGKVATTSVITIVKSANHSPSSAPFSAPS; from the exons ATGCAGGGCATGACGACTCATTTTAAAGCGGGCAAAGCTTTAAAG GTAAAGAAGGAGGCGGGTGAGAATGCCCCGGCGCTCAGTGATGATGAGCTGGTGGCCATGTCGGTGCGGGAGCTCAACCAGCACCTGCGCGGGTTGACCAAGGAAGACGTGGTCCGGCTGAAGCAGCGGCGACGCACGCTAAAGAACCGCGGCTATGCTGCCAGCTGCCGCATCAAGCGCGTCACACAGAAGGAGGAGCTCGAACGGCAAAAAATAGAGCTGCAACAAGAAGTGGACAAGCTGGCTCGTGAAAACGCCAGTATGCGACTGGAGCTGGACGCGCTTCGTGCTAAGTACGAGGCCCTGCAGTGCTTCGCCCGGACTGTCACCCGCGGGCCTACCGGTAAGGTGGCCACCACCAGTGTCATCACAATTGTCAAGTCTGCCAATCACAGCCCCAGCTCCGCCCCCTTTTCAGCACCCTCGTAG